In one window of Onychomys torridus chromosome 5, mOncTor1.1, whole genome shotgun sequence DNA:
- the LOC118584428 gene encoding zinc finger and SCAN domain containing 29, whose protein sequence is MATTNSSAGIRWSRQETRTLLSILGEAEYIQRLQTMHHNAAVYQAVSKRMQQEGFHRTERQCRSKFKVLKALYLKAYVAHATSMRDPPHCPFYDMLDQLLRNQIVTDPDNLMEAAAWAKHCDQNLVASGTPGEEGSSMRKSKRTQAAGHQHILQTVKESDEDCQLRISDRMPEASDLEDSWDDSLGAGCSQGTPSYSSSHHLFRGSVAPCQSSPMTRLGVPRESSPCTSTSRNPLGAASTPQPPGSSSRVAFISGGNRLLTSEHPPWWARRRRRSVARTIAAELAENRRLAQELSKREEEKLDRLIAIGEEASAQQDTANELRRDAVIAIRRLATAVEEATGAFQLGLEKLLQRLISNTKS, encoded by the exons ATGGCCACCACCAATAGCAGTGCGGGCATCCGTTGGTCCAGACAGGAGACACGAACTCTTCTCTCCATACTAGGCGAGGCAGAGTACATCCAACGCCTCCAGACTATGCATCATAATGCAGCTGTCTATCAGGCCGTGTCTAAGCGGATGCAGCAGGAAGGCTTCCACCGCACCGAACGCCAGTGCCGCTCCAAGTTTAAAGTTCTGAAGGCATTGTATTTAAAGGCCTATGTTGCCCATGCCACAAGTATGAGGGATCCACCGCACTGTCCATTTTATGATATGTTGGATCAGCTTCTTCGAAATCAGATAGTGACTGACCCAGACAACTTAATGGAGGCTGCTGCTTGGGCCAAGCACTGTGATCAGAATTTAGTGGCCTCTGGCACCCCAGGGGAAGAGGGAAGCAGCATGCGGAAATCAAAAAGGACTCAGGCAGCTGGTCATCAGCACATTTTGCAAACAGTTAAGGAATCAGATGAGGATTGTCAGCTGAGAATCAGTGACCGGATGCCAGAAGCCAGTGACCTTGAGGACTCCTGGGATGACTCCTTGGGTGCAG GGTGCTCTCAAGGGACCCCCAGCTACAGCAGCTCCCACCAccttttcagaggttcagttgcTCCCTGTCAGAGCAGCCCAATGACCAGACTGGGTGTGCCGAGGGAATCCAGTCCCTGCACCAGTACCAGCCGAAACCCTCTTGGGGCAGCCTCCACACCACAGCCTccaggctcctcttccagagtTGCTTTTATCTCTGGTGGGAATAGACTTCTGACCAGTGAGCACCCTCCATGGTGGGCAAGGCGAAGAAGGCGCTCAGTGGCCAGGACCATTGCAGCTGAGTTGGCAGAGAACAGGAGGTTGGCACAAGAACTCtccaagagagaggaagagaagctggACAGGCTGATTGCTATTGGTGAGGAGGCCAGTGCCCAGCAAGACACTGCCAATGAGCTGCGCAGGGACGCTGTCATCGCCATCAGACGCTTGGCAACGGCAGTGGAAGAAGCAACTGGTGCTTTTCAGCTAGGACTTGAGAAGTTGCTTCAGAGATTGATTTCAAATACCAAAAGCTAG